CTCGCTGGACGACAAGCGCGACGCGGTAAAGGACAATGATCTGCCGACGGCACTCGCGGCGTGGCGAAAGAAGAGCGCCAAGAAGGACACAGACCGCACGGCGAAGCACTTCATGGTCCCCGTGAAGGAGATCGTGGAGAAGGCATTCGACCTCTCGATCAACCGCTACAAGGAGGCGAAGCACGAAGAGGTCAGCTTCGAGCCGCCGCAGGAGATCATTGCGAGGCTGCGGGCGCTGGAGGCGGAGATTGCACGTGAGCTCTGTGCACTGGAGCGCCTGCTTTGACGGCGCAGCCCGTGGCGCTGGCTGCCGTGCTCGACGTCGCTTCCGGTCAGGTCGACCCGCGCGAACGCCCGTACTGCGACCTGCTTCACGTTGGCGGCGACAACATCGAGAGCGACACGGGGCGGCTATTCGGCCTACGGAAAGCGGGAGAGCTGAACCTGATCAGCGGGAAGTATGCGTTCGGGCCTGAGGACGTCTTGTACTCCAAGATCCGCCCGGCCCTGAACAAGGTGGCTCTGCCAGACTTTGCGGGCATCTGCAGCGCCGACATGTATCCGCTCCGGCCGCGACCAGGGCTGCTCGAACGCCGCTACCTGGCCTACCTTCTGCGACATCACGACTTCTTGACGTTCGCGCTGAAGCACTCTTCAAGAACCAACATCCCGAAGATCAATCGCGATGCCCTCCTGACCTACAGGGTAAGCCTTCCCCCGGTTCCCGAGCAGCGCCGCATCGCCGACATCCTCGACAAGGCCGACGCCATCCGTCGCAAGCGCAAGCAGGCCATGGCGCTCACCGAGGACCTCCTGCGCTCGGCGTTCCTGGACATGTTCGGGGATCCGGTGACGAATCCGAAGGGGTGGGAATCTGTCGCGATCGAGGACATCGCATCCTCGGATCGTCACGCCCTCGCGATCGGCCCCTTCGGCAGCAATCTCTTGGCCTCCGACTACGCGGGCACAGGACACCCTGTCATCTTTGTGCGCGACCTGGTGACGGGGCTGTTTGATTGGAAGAGCCGCGTCTACGTGTCGCACGCCAAGTTCGCGGAACTCGCTGCCCACCACGCACGTCCAGGCGATGTGCTCGTCACCAAGATGGGCGACCCTCCGGGAACCGCCTGTGTGCTGCCCGAAGGTTTTCCGCCTGCTGTTGTGACAGCCGACGTGGTCAAGGTATCGGTTGACCGACAGCGAGTCCACCCCGAGTACCTCGCGGCCGCGCTCAACTCATCGTGCGGACGGTTTCAGGTTGCGCGAATTACTGCGGGTGTCACACGGGGCAAGATCACATTGCGAGACTTCCGGTTGGTCCGGGTGCGGCTTCCCCCTCTGCCGAATCAGCTTAGGTTCGTTGCGTTCGTGACTCGCGTCGGACGCCTGCGGGGGGGAATCGCCGGGAGTGTCCGGGTCTCCGACTCCCTCTTTGCGGCGCTGGTTGACTTGGCGTTTCGGAGCGAGATCAGCGTGACGAACCGGCCGCGTCCCGGGGTCTTCGTATCGGGGGACAGGTGAAGGCACGCTACGAGCACATCAGCGTTTTCTCCCTTTCCGGCGGAGTGACTGCCTTGCGCGGCGACGTCGCGCCGCTGGTAGCGACCGAGACCCTCGGCGTCCGGCTGACAAGTTCGATCCGCGACGCAATCGGCCCGGTGGCCAGGTCTCTTGCGGCCCGAGATCGTTTCTTCCGCGGCGCCCTGCCCACGCGCCCCGACGAGATTGAAGCGAATACGGTCGAGCGTGTCGCCGCGATCGAGCGGAAGCATGCCCGCACGTTCCTGGTCTGCTGTCACCGCGGTGAGATCACTCTCCCGATCACGAAAGTGCTCGCGGAATACGACACGAGCGATGGCGTTCTCCAGGTCGTCGAGGTCGACAGAGGCGTCGGCTCCGAAATCCGGGCCTCACATGCGCAGGCAAACGCTGTCGTGGTGGCCACGACTTGCGGGCAACTCGAAGGAAGCGCCGACAAGGTGTGCGAGGGAGTTCGCTTCGACGCGGGCTCCATCGAGATCATCCCCTTCTACCTCTCGGCCGGCAACGCGACGGTCACGATCTCCCGTGCGGTAGAGGCGCAACGCCTGGAGACTCTGAGACAGGTTCTGCCGGAGGCATTGGGGGACGCGGAACTAGGGCCGATCGCCGGGCTGTATCTCGACGCCATGCACGCGCACGACGACCTCGTGGGTTTCTTCCTCGCGTGGGCGGCAACCGAACGCTTCGTTCACCACGTCTTCAAGCGTCGCTCGCTCGTCGCCGACCCAGAACCTGGAAGGCCGCGCGTGCCGCTGAACGCACGGGCCGCGAAGGTTGCCGACGCAATCATTCCCGACCACGATCGTGGTCGTGTGCTCGAGTGTTTCAAGTCGCTGAAGAAGGAGCGCGACAACATTTTTCATCGTGGCGGACGTGCCACGGCTAGCTTTCCAACCACCGATACCTGTCGGCTTTTCAGCGAGCTCCTCCGCCAGCACCACCGCGCCCGCGAAGACGCCAACGCACCGGAGAACGCGACGTGATCCGCCCCATCGAGGTCGAGAGCCGCGGGGGCGCAGGCACGCAAACGCGGCACCGCACCACCGCGTCGTTGCGTACCGTGATCGTGGCCGAAACGCGGGCGCCCTCGCGGGCTCGAGGGGGTCATGGCCAACGCGCGCTTTAAGGTCGATCCCCGGCTCGCCTCGCTTCTCGGGGAGGGCTATCGCTCGTCGGAAGAAGCGCTAAGGGAACTGGTCGACAACGCGTGGGATGCCGACGCGGAACACGTTCGCATTACCCTGCCCAGGGAGCTGACCACCGACCCGATCGTGGTCGGCGACGACGGAACCGGAATGACGGACAAGGAGGTGCGCGAGGAGTACTTGTACGTCGCGAATGACCGCAGGTCGCGCAAGGGGGAACGCACCACAGACAAGCGCCGGAAAGTGAAAGGCAGGAAGGGTATTGGCAAGTTCGCCGGCCTCATGGCCGCGGAGTCGATGACCGTCGAAACGAGGGCGAACGGGAGGCTCACCCGGCTTCGGATCACGAAAGCGGATCTAGTGGCCGTGGGAGCGAAGAACCGGGACTTGGAGGGGATTGATTTGCCGATCGAGACGGAGAACTGCGAGCCAGCCGAGCACGGAACGCAGATCACGCTCTCCGGCCTATCGCAAACGCTCACGTTCCCAAGCGCTGACAGGCTCAAGCAGCTTCTGATCCTGGAGTACGGAAGGCAGCCCGACTTCGCAATCTCCGTTAACGGTGACGCGATCGCCATCGACGACATTCCCGGCGAGCGAGTCGAAGGGAAGATCTGCTTGCCCGGTGTCGGTGAAGTCCGGATCAAGTTCACCATCGCCGAAGGGAAGAAGGGACTCAAGCAGTCGGGAATAGCCGTGCGGGTCGGCGGGAAACTCGTTGGGCGCCCGATGACGCTCGGACTGGAGGAGGACGAGACGATCCCCGCGAAGCTACTGAAGCGCGTCTACGGCGAGATTGAGGCTGATGGACTCGCTGACGATGTCACGGCAGATTGGGGAGCGATCGTCGAGAACAGCAAGCCGTTCCGCGACGTGAAGATGTGGGCGGCCGAGCAGGTCGGCACGAGCGTCAAGACCACCTTCAAGCAAGAGGTGAATCTCCAGAAGGGCCGGCTGAAGCAACAGGTTGGTCGACGGTTGGCGAAACTCCCGGAGAATCGGCGGCGCGCGGCCGAAGATGCCATCAACCGCGTGCTCCAGCGCTTTTACGGTGAGAGCGAGGAACGCATCGACGTGGTGGTGTCGGTCATGCTCGACGCGTTCGAGCGGGACGAATACTGGGTGGTGCTTCAGAAGCTCAACGACGCAACGCGCGGCGATGTTGCCAAGCTTGCAGACGTCCTGGGCGAGTTCGGCATCGTCGACCTGGCCGTGGTAGGTCAGCAGACGCGGCAACGCTTGGCGTTCCTTGACGAACTCGAACGACTCGTCGCGAATCCGCAGACGCTTGAAGCACAGGTTCATCAAGCGATCGAAAGGAACTTGTGGGTGCTCGGAGCCGACTTTGCGCTCATCGCCTCGAACACGACGCTGCGCAAGCTGCTCGGGGAGTGGGCTGGGCGCGAGTTCGTCGGCAAGCGCGCCAAGAAGCGCCCTGACTTGTTCCTCGCGCAAGACTTACAGCAGCGGCACGTTCTCATCGAGTTCAAGCGGCCTTCACACGACATCAACCGGGACGATGAGACTCAAGCGATCAAGTACCGCGATGACCTCGCGCGATACACCGCGCAGGCGATCGAGATCGTGCTCATGGGTCGAGCGCGAGCTACAGCTATTTCGCCACAGTACAATGCGCCGGCGCTTCGCGCGATGAGCTACGCAGAGGTCGTGTCATCGGCGCGTACGCAGTTGCAGTGGCTCCTCGCCCAGCTCGGCGCGGAGCTGGACGACGCAAAGCACGCGGAGTCTGGCGCATGAGCTCCGGTGCGCCGACGGGCGGAGCGCCAACGCAAGATTGCAGGCTCAACGCGGCCCGATTGACCGGCCTGGGCTTCACGGAAAGCGAGATCGCGCGTCTCGTCGACTTCGTAGCGTCCTGGAGCTCACACAACGGGCCGTTGCTCTTCGTCGGCAGCGGACTGTCGCGGTTCGAGGCGGCTCGAAACCCTGGCGTGCCAGAATCAGTGAAGATCCTGGACTGGGGGCAGCTGACCAGGCGGCTCAGCGCAGCGGCAGGCGGGCACCACTCAAACGTCGACGGTACGCCCACGGAAGCGCTCGGAATCGCGCAGACCTACGAGGCGCAGGCCGGGCGGGGCCGGCTCATCGATCAGATCGAAGCGGCGGTGCCGTACGACAAGTTTTCGCCAGGCACCGCGCATCGCGCCCTGTGCGACATCGGGTGGGCCTCGGTCATCACCACCAACTACGACGATCTCCTCGAGCGGGCATTCCAGGACGCTGGTCGTTCCGTCTGCAAGATCGTGAGCGACATCGACCTGAGCCGCGCGCGGGAGCCAGGTGCATTGCAGGTCATCAAGATGCACGGGTGCCTGCTCGCATCGCGGGAGTCCATCGTCTTGTCGACCGATGACTACGCCGAGTATGAGGGCAGGAGGCCGGGGATTGCCAGCAAGGTGAAGAGCCTTCTGTGCGAGCACCCCGTGCTCTTCCTTGGTTTCTCGCTCACCGACCCAAACGTGACCAAGAAGCTCGAGTGGGTCCAGCGTTCGATCGGGAAGTACGAGTTGGCGTCGGTCGCGCTCGTCCACGAGTCACCCTCCCGTGCGGTGCTGGACTACTGGGCAGCAAGGAGTGTTCATCTCGTCGTCCTGCCTGCCAGGAAGCGCGTCGCCGAGTTTCTGGAGGCGTTGCGTCTCGCTTCGACCCCTCAACCGGAGTCGCCCGAGCGGTCATCGCACGCCGCGGCACTAGCGAAGCTCCGCGAGGTGCTCGAGTCGCGCGCCGAGGGATGGGCCGACAGCGCGGCGGCGCGCATCACGGAAGCAGTCGAAACCGGCCACCTTCGTGAGCAGATTGACGTTGCACACCATGTCCTCCACGGGGCCTGGTATGGCCTGAGCGCGGAGGAGATCCGGGGCGTCCTCTCCCGTCTCGAAGAAAAGGCGCGAGATGCGCTCCTTCTCGTTGCCCGTCGGGCCGGCATCGTGCTGGCAGGCGCGCGCGGGGAGCTCGACATCGAGCAGGAGCTGCTCGGTAGTCGTGCGCTGACACCGGAGCAGCACCGTGAGGTGCTGGTCCTCCGCGGCGAGCGACTGGAGAGAAGTGGCGACGTCGACGGCGCGCGCGCCGCCGCGGCCAGCGCGCTCCGGCTTTGCAGCGCCGCGACATGGTCCGCCGACGTTGACGGACGGTTCCGTCGCCTCGTCTTCCGCATCGGCGACGAAGGCCTGGTCAAGAATGCGCTGGCCGCGCCCTTGGCCTTCGCCGACGCCTTCGGCTGTGCTCGTCGCGGCGCGGACCTGCTGTCGATCGAAGGTCGCGCGCCCGCCTTGCCGTGGTTCGAGCGCGCCCACAAGCTCGCTCGGAGCGCCGACGAAAAGACAGCGGCGATTCTTGGCATCCAAGCCTGTAGTGAACCGGGTGAGTGGAAAGGCTGCTCTGATATCGATCCTTTCTGGCCCGCCATCCACACTGCGGAGCGGCCTCGTGTCGACGCGATTCGGGCGCTGGAAGTGAAGGCAGGGGACGAGCTACTGCGCGCTTTCCGCGAAGGGGCAAAGGCACACGGCAATGAAGTGTCGAATGCGGTCGAGCACCTAGAAGAGGCACTGACGGCTGCTGATGACATGGGCTGGTCCCGGAGACCGAGCCCGAATTTCACAGGGCCAGCGGATTCGATCGGCTATTCGGCGTTTGGCCTGCTGATGCGGGAGGACGCGCCACTCGACGAGGTCCAGCGGGGCCTGAAGCTGTTCGTGCAGCGAGGCCTCCGTCGCCTCTACCAGCGCGTCCGCCCGGTCGTGATCGACAAGCTGCTTTCCCTCGAAGCCGTCGAGCCAACAGCAGAGTTCCTGCGCGTTCGCAACGAGGCGGCCTACATGAGTCGAAGTCGCGACCTGCTCACGTCTGCGCTGCTGCCTTCGCTGGGGGACGCCGCCATCGAAGCCCACGTGGCGAGAGTGCTGAAAGTCGAGCAGTTGCGAAATCGAACGCTGACGGAGACGTCATCGACCGAGCTCCACCTCGAGCTCCTGGAACGACACTTCCACGTGCTGCCGCGCAAGGCGGCGCTGCACGTGGCAGCGTTGATTGCCCAGATCTTCGAGGACGACGACCTGGAGTTTCACCGCTACGCCGCGTGGACGTGCCTGCCAGTATACGACTGGACGAAGTCGGGGACAGTCGAAGCTGCGAGCGACGAGGTCCAGCGCTTGGCGAAATCCGTGGTCGCGTTCCTCGGCCGGACTCACAACGCCGGGCACCTGGAGCGTACGAGGGCGTTCCGCCTGGTTGACGAGCTTCGCTCCGCTCGTGCGGTCGGGACAAGGCTCCGAAAGCAGCTGGTGGCGGGTCTCGACCGCGAGATTGCCAGCGGACTGGGCTCTGGAAAACCGACGTCTGAAGTCCTGGCGGCGTACCGTGCACGCCATGAGCTTGCTCCGTGCGAGCCTCCGCAATCGCTCCGCGACAAGTTTCCCGACATGTACGAAAACGTCCGCAACTCGACGGTCGCGGGGACGTGGATGAACCTCGTCGATCTCGTCGGCGCGCACCTTGCGCCCGAGGGAAAGGCCAAGACCGCCGTTGGCATCCGCGACTACCTGGATCTCACCTTGAGGGCAGACAACGCTCCGCTGCTCGGCCCGTTCCCGGACTGGGCGGCCACCGCAATTCACCAGGGAGTGAAGGGTGGAGTGCTGGCACCAGGCGAGGGGTGGGAGATGCTGGAGCGACTTTCGCGCGCGCACCCCGAGTCGATCGTCTTCGCGCTCGGCATGCCGGGCGCCGACCTCGATGCCGGGCGGAGGTTGTTGCTGGAGGCGCTTTCGCGCGACCGCATCAGCAGCGGCGCACTGCTTCAGTGGTGCGTGTGGGTCCCGAAGGGAACCG
This sequence is a window from Myxococcales bacterium. Protein-coding genes within it:
- a CDS encoding restriction endonuclease subunit S encodes the protein MCTGAPALTAQPVALAAVLDVASGQVDPRERPYCDLLHVGGDNIESDTGRLFGLRKAGELNLISGKYAFGPEDVLYSKIRPALNKVALPDFAGICSADMYPLRPRPGLLERRYLAYLLRHHDFLTFALKHSSRTNIPKINRDALLTYRVSLPPVPEQRRIADILDKADAIRRKRKQAMALTEDLLRSAFLDMFGDPVTNPKGWESVAIEDIASSDRHALAIGPFGSNLLASDYAGTGHPVIFVRDLVTGLFDWKSRVYVSHAKFAELAAHHARPGDVLVTKMGDPPGTACVLPEGFPPAVVTADVVKVSVDRQRVHPEYLAAALNSSCGRFQVARITAGVTRGKITLRDFRLVRVRLPPLPNQLRFVAFVTRVGRLRGGIAGSVRVSDSLFAALVDLAFRSEISVTNRPRPGVFVSGDR
- a CDS encoding ATP-binding protein produces the protein MANARFKVDPRLASLLGEGYRSSEEALRELVDNAWDADAEHVRITLPRELTTDPIVVGDDGTGMTDKEVREEYLYVANDRRSRKGERTTDKRRKVKGRKGIGKFAGLMAAESMTVETRANGRLTRLRITKADLVAVGAKNRDLEGIDLPIETENCEPAEHGTQITLSGLSQTLTFPSADRLKQLLILEYGRQPDFAISVNGDAIAIDDIPGERVEGKICLPGVGEVRIKFTIAEGKKGLKQSGIAVRVGGKLVGRPMTLGLEEDETIPAKLLKRVYGEIEADGLADDVTADWGAIVENSKPFRDVKMWAAEQVGTSVKTTFKQEVNLQKGRLKQQVGRRLAKLPENRRRAAEDAINRVLQRFYGESEERIDVVVSVMLDAFERDEYWVVLQKLNDATRGDVAKLADVLGEFGIVDLAVVGQQTRQRLAFLDELERLVANPQTLEAQVHQAIERNLWVLGADFALIASNTTLRKLLGEWAGREFVGKRAKKRPDLFLAQDLQQRHVLIEFKRPSHDINRDDETQAIKYRDDLARYTAQAIEIVLMGRARATAISPQYNAPALRAMSYAEVVSSARTQLQWLLAQLGAELDDAKHAESGA
- a CDS encoding SIR2 family protein, which codes for MSSGAPTGGAPTQDCRLNAARLTGLGFTESEIARLVDFVASWSSHNGPLLFVGSGLSRFEAARNPGVPESVKILDWGQLTRRLSAAAGGHHSNVDGTPTEALGIAQTYEAQAGRGRLIDQIEAAVPYDKFSPGTAHRALCDIGWASVITTNYDDLLERAFQDAGRSVCKIVSDIDLSRAREPGALQVIKMHGCLLASRESIVLSTDDYAEYEGRRPGIASKVKSLLCEHPVLFLGFSLTDPNVTKKLEWVQRSIGKYELASVALVHESPSRAVLDYWAARSVHLVVLPARKRVAEFLEALRLASTPQPESPERSSHAAALAKLREVLESRAEGWADSAAARITEAVETGHLREQIDVAHHVLHGAWYGLSAEEIRGVLSRLEEKARDALLLVARRAGIVLAGARGELDIEQELLGSRALTPEQHREVLVLRGERLERSGDVDGARAAAASALRLCSAATWSADVDGRFRRLVFRIGDEGLVKNALAAPLAFADAFGCARRGADLLSIEGRAPALPWFERAHKLARSADEKTAAILGIQACSEPGEWKGCSDIDPFWPAIHTAERPRVDAIRALEVKAGDELLRAFREGAKAHGNEVSNAVEHLEEALTAADDMGWSRRPSPNFTGPADSIGYSAFGLLMREDAPLDEVQRGLKLFVQRGLRRLYQRVRPVVIDKLLSLEAVEPTAEFLRVRNEAAYMSRSRDLLTSALLPSLGDAAIEAHVARVLKVEQLRNRTLTETSSTELHLELLERHFHVLPRKAALHVAALIAQIFEDDDLEFHRYAAWTCLPVYDWTKSGTVEAASDEVQRLAKSVVAFLGRTHNAGHLERTRAFRLVDELRSARAVGTRLRKQLVAGLDREIASGLGSGKPTSEVLAAYRARHELAPCEPPQSLRDKFPDMYENVRNSTVAGTWMNLVDLVGAHLAPEGKAKTAVGIRDYLDLTLRADNAPLLGPFPDWAATAIHQGVKGGVLAPGEGWEMLERLSRAHPESIVFALGMPGADLDAGRRLLLEALSRDRISSGALLQWCVWVPKGTAPNAELEQVLCGRVFSGDPETRQRAYWSLGWLSRRGALSNTGKRDLARFVLSYGSTDPQWKPRAAAIVAAAELRKDLPDEEVTRLLRSADADPVAGVRRAGGFLRRVRERGVSKRRHGRL